In Pyrus communis chromosome 1, drPyrComm1.1, whole genome shotgun sequence, the following are encoded in one genomic region:
- the LOC137740595 gene encoding protein MRG1-like, which yields MGNSSRDDSVTDGDTSSGDAPPSNSSLYSEGEKILAYHGPRIYEAKVQKAELRKNEWRYFVHYLGWNKNWDEWVGGDRLLKHTEDNILKQQALDKKQGVDKNTKSGRSAQTKPKISTDVKAEKEDHKNNVTKGKKRKNDSGTEKDTAALEKLVKIQIPSTLRKQLVDDWEFVSQQDKLVILPRSPTVDDILQKYLDYRTKKDGKVTDPVGEILKGIRCYFDRALPVMLLYKKERKQYVETVVGDVSPSTIYGAEHLLRLFVKLPELLAYVNIEEETQSRLQQKLLDFLKFMQKNQSTFFLSAYDGSKSVEGKGKGKHD from the exons ATGGGAAATTCATCGAGAGACGACTCCGTCACCGACGGAGACACCTCCAGCGGCGACGCTCCTCCCTCCAATTCCAGCCTCTACTCCGAGGGCGAGAAGATCCTCGCCTACCACGGCCCTCGTATCTACGAAGCCAAG GTTCAAAAAGCAGAGCTCAGGAAAAATGAATGGAGATACTTTGTTCACTACCTG GGTTGGAATAAAAA TTGGGACGAATGGGTAGGTGGAGATCGCTTGTTGAAACATACTGAAGATAATATATTGAAGCAGCAAGCTCTTGACAAGAAACAGGGCGTGGACAAGAATACAAAATCAGGACGCTCAGCTCAGACGAAGCCAAAAATTTCTACTG ATGTAAAAGCAGAGAAAGAGGACCACAAGAACAATG TGACGAAAGGGAAGAAGCGGAAGAATGACTCAGGCACTGAG AAGGACACTGCTGCACTGGAAAAGCTTGTCAAGATTCAAATTCCGTCAACACTAAGGAAACAGCTTGTTGATGACTGGGAATTTGTTTCGCAGCAGGATAAG CTTGTAATACTTCCACGTTCTCCAACTGTGGATGACATTTTGCAGAAATACCTTGACTACAGAACAAAGAAGGATGGAAA GGTGACTGATCCAGTTGGTGAAATCCTGAAAGGAATACGATGTTACTTTGACAGAGCTTTGCCAGTGATGCTCTTATACAAAAAGGAACGCAAACAGTATGTTGAAACAGTTGTAGGTGATGTCTCCCCGTCAACAATATATGGCGCTGAACATTTACTGCGACTCTTTG TTAAGTTGCCGGAGCTATTGGCATATGTTAACATCGAGGAGGAAACACAGAGCCGCTTGCAGCAGAAATTACTCGATTTCCTCAA GTTTATGCAGAAAAATCAGAGTAcgttcttcctttctgcttATGATGGCTCAAAAAGCGTTGAAGGGAAAGGTAAGGGAAAACATGACTGA
- the LOC137740588 gene encoding cinnamyl alcohol dehydrogenase 1-like: MEGRKAFGWAARDTSGILSPFSFNLRETGAEDVMLKVLYCGVDHTDLHQMRNEIHSTNYPLVPGHEIVGEVVELGSEVKKFRVGDLVGVGCIVGSCGECSPCQSNMEQYCPNIIPTINGTNKDGSFNRGGFSSAMVVHQRFVVRIPENLAPDQAAPLLCAGVTAYSPLKQFMGSNRVLRAGILGLGGVGHLGVIIAKAMGHHVTVISSSDKKRQEALDILGADAFLVSSNAAEMEGAANSLDYILDTVPAFHPLGSYLSLLTVDGKLIVVAAVPKPLQFDAVDLILGKKAIAGSFIGSMDETQEILEFWAEKGLKSFIEVVKMDYVNKAFERMERNDVRFRFVLDVAGSNLE, from the exons ATGGAGGGAAGAAAGGCGTTTGGTTGGGCTGCCAGAGACACTTCTGGAATTCTTTCACCCTTTTCATTCAACctcag AGAAACAGGTGCAGAAGATGTAATGTTGAAGGTTTTGTACTGTGGAGTAGACCACACAGATCTTCATCAGATGAGGAATGAGATTCACTCTACTAATTACCCTTTGGTTCCTGG GCATGAAATAGTGGGAGAAGTGGTGGAGTTGGGTTCAGAGGTAAAGAAATTTAGGGTTGGGGACTTGGTGGGAGTTGGATGCATAGTTGGGTCCTGTGGAGAATGCTCGCCTTGCCAATCCAACATGGAGCAATACTGCCCCAATATAATCCCCACTATTAATGGCACCAACAAAGATGGAAGTTTCAATAGGGGAGGCTTCTCCTCTGCCATGGTTGTTCATCAAAG GTTTGTGGTTCGGATACCCGAAAACCTAGCACCGGATCAGGCAGCTCCGTTGTTGTGTGCTGGGGTGACAGCCTACAGTCCATTGAAGCAGTTCATGGGGTCTAACAGGGTTCTCAGGGCAGGGATATTGGGTTTAGGAGGAGTTGGGCATCTGGGTGTGATAATTGCCAAGGCAATGGGCCACCATGTGACTGTCATAAGCTCTTCTGATAAGAAGAGGCAGGAGGCTTTGGACATTTTAGGTGCAGATGCTTTTCTGGTGAGCTCCAATGCTGCCGAGATGGAGGGAGCTGCCAACAGCCTTGACTATATTCTCGACACAGTGCCCGCTTTTCATCCTCTGGGATCTTACCTTTCACTGCTCACGGTTGATGGAAAGCTCATCGTAGTTGCTGCTGTGCCTAAACCCCTGCAGTTTGATGCAGTCGACTTAATTCTAG GGAAGAAGGCGATTGCCGGGAGCTTCATCGGAAGCATGGACGAAACTCAAGAGATATTGGAGTTTTGGGCAGAGAAAGGTTTGAAGTCTTTCATAGAGGTAGTGAAGATGGATTATGTTAACAAGGCATTTGAGAGAATGGAAAGAAATGATGTGAGGTTTAGGTTTGTCCTGGATGTAGCCGGAAGCAACCTGGAATGA
- the LOC137740659 gene encoding uncharacterized protein: MNPKSSAVGKERKRKNDSGTEDTVSLEWIVKNQVPSIVRRQVIDNLDFVSHQDKGLLGMDAGSSSQINEKNKRASRRVWTNEEEDALLGILEDLVANGHRVNRAFIPGTMTIIENALRNLCPGSALKANPHIESKIKKLKKQFRLVYDMVNNTGFGWNKVKKCVRVDSEETWKAYLQHHKEAYGWKGKHFPIYDRLVKIFIVDYVNEKTSQTPAEIIEEVNCGEDNSLGMEEDTRPRSPDQISTTKQTDQSHSSKGKRRRQDDTADSSQIVEKKKKGSRRVWTKEEEEALLSILEDLVAKGHRENRTFKAGTLTLIEKGLCSLFPASGLKASPHVESKMKILKKQHCIIDDMLNQNGFGWNDLKKCVEVDSEETWKAYVQHHREADGWRGKYFPLYDRLVNIFGEGRATVKPSQALVERVEEINCFGGMNRNEEINCEEESTDSGSEEDTFSRSVDQISTNRQTDQSDFLLQRNRCEHNGVAVALEKVPASVVATIKTSNEPMRVSVESKGNKIDELHCEIKRLGLSVPGRVKALRLLVANSSNADIFLTLDDEEKAEFVKQLLDESSNKK; this comes from the exons ATGAATCCAAAAAGTTCAGCTG TGGGAAAAGAGAGGAAGCGAAAGAATGACTCAGGCACTGAG GACACTGTCTCCTTGGAATGGATTGTCAAGAATCAGGTTCCCTCAATTGTTAGGAGGCAAGTTATTGATAATCTGGATTTTGTTTCTCACCAGGATAAG GGACTTTTAGGAATGGATGCCGGAAGTAGCAGTCAAAtcaatgagaaaaataaaagagcGAGTAGACGTGTATGGACGAATGAAGAGGAGGATGCACTTTTAGGCATCCTAGAGGATCTGGTTGCAAACGGTCATCGTGTTAACCGTGCTTTCATACCTGGTACAATGACTATAATAGAAAATGCATTGCGCAATTTGTGTCCAGGATCGGCATTGAAAGCTAACCCACACATtgagtcaaaaattaaaaagttgaaaaagcaATTCCGTTTAGTATATGACATGGTCAACAACACCGGGTTTGGCTGGAATAAGGTGAAGAAATGTGTGAGGGTAGATAGTGAAGAGACATGGAAAGCATATCTTCAG CATCACAAGGAGGCATATGGGTGGAAGGGCAAACATTTTCCTATTTATGATAGGCTTGTTAAAATATTTATAGTGGACTACGTAAATGAGAAAACATCCCAAACTCCTGCTGAAATAATTGAAGAGGTGAACTGTGGTGAGGACAATTCCCTTGGGATGGAAGAAGACACTCGTCCAAGGTCACCTGACCAAATCTCAACTACAAAGCAAACGGATCAATCTCATTCGTCCAAAGGAAAGAGGAGAAGGCAAGATGATACTGCAGATAGTAGTCAAATagttgaaaaaaagaaaaaaggcagCCGACGTGTATGGAccaaagaggaggaggaggcacTTTTAAGCATTCTAGAGGATCTAGTTGCAAAAGGTCATCGAGAAAATCGTACTTTCAAAGCTGGTACATTGACTCTGATAGAAAAGGGTTTGTGCAGTTTATTTCCAGCATCGGGACTTAAAGCTAGCCCACACGTTGagtcaaaaatgaaaatattgaagaagCAACACTGTATAATAGATGACATGCTCAACCAAAATGGGTTTGGGTGGAATGATTTGAAGAAATGTGTGGAGGTTGACAGTGAAGAAACATGGAAAGCCTATGTTCAG CATCACAGGGAGGCTGATGGGTGGAGGGGCAAATATTTTCCACTTTATGATAGACTTGTTAATATATTTGGAGAAGGCCGTGCAACTGTAAAACCATCCCAAGCCTTAGTTGAAAGAGTCGAGGAGATCAACTGTTTTGGAGGTATGAATCGCAATGAGGAGATTAACTGTGAAGAGGAATCAACCGACTCTGGAAGTGAGGAAGACACTTTTTCAAGGTCGGTTGACCAAATCTCAACAAACAGACAGACAGATCAATCTGATTTCTTGCTGCAAAGAAATAGATGCGAACACAATGGTGTAGCTGTTGCATTGGAAAAAGTTCCAGCATCAGTCGTGGCAACAATAAAAACTTCAAATGAGCCGATGCGAGTCTCAGTTGAATCCAAAGGTAACAAAATAGATGAGCTACATTGTGAGATTAAAAGACTAGGGCTTTCTGTTCCCGGTCGAGTTAAAGCATTAAGGCTACTTGTGGCTAATTCATCCAATGCTGATATATTCCTTACCTTAGATGATGAAGAGAAAGCGGAATTTGTTAAGCAACTCCTTGATGAATCGTCAAATAAGAAATGA